From a region of the Zingiber officinale cultivar Zhangliang chromosome 4B, Zo_v1.1, whole genome shotgun sequence genome:
- the LOC121974806 gene encoding transcriptional regulator SUPERMAN-like isoform X1, with protein sequence MESTRESKSKGKDAWVMMSRGLFLSEGFMSWPPKRSYSCCFCKRVFMSAQALGGHMNVHRRDKARLREESPNYYLCLNPNPDLGCSPVPNLNMPPPPSMAGYCENLKSAVEIVGFIDVDGEGGTKLLNLDLEIGPFGGHGDHELDLELRLGVGVDDYDDVYDNDNGGGLKKDEKERDGMDREK encoded by the exons ATGGAGAGTACAAGAGAAAGCAAGAGCAAGGGTAAGGATGCATGGGTGATGATGAGCAGAGGGTTGTTCCTTAGTGAAGGCTTCATGTCATGGCCCCCCAAGAGGTCATACTCTTGTTGCTTCTGCAAGAGAGTTTTCATGTCAGCGCAGGCTCTTGGGGGCCATATGAACGTCCACAGGAGGGACAAAGCTAGGCTGAGGGAGGAATCTCCAAATTATTATTTGTGCCTCAACCCTAACCCTGATCTTGGCTGCTCCCCTGTTCCCAACCTCAACATGCCACCACCACCTAGCATGGCAGGATACT GTGAAAATTTGAAGAGTGCTGTGGAAATAGTAGGGTTCATTGATGttgatggggagggaggcacaaAACTACTTAACTTGGACTTGGAGATCGGACCCTTTGGTGGTCATGGAGATCATGAACTCGATTTAGAACTTCGACTTGG TGTTGGGGTCGATGATTATGATGATGTGTATGACAATGACAATGGTGGTGGTTTAAAGAAGGATGAAAAGGAGAGGGATGGGATGGATAGGGAAAAGTGA